The sequence TAAAGCTATATCTATACCCTTAAACGAATTTTTATCCAAAACCTCTACTGGGATGTCTTCACCCTTAAATCTAACCGTTTTACCTATACTTCTCTCTGAAGCTAATGGTCTTAAAGATTTAACAGGAAAGTTTCTCTGTTCTAATGTGAATACCATCTCCTCGCCTACAGCACCAGTAGCACCAACAACGGCAACAGCATACTCTTTCATTGCTTTATAACCTCCCTATTTAAACTATTATATTCATTCATCGCCTTATTCAAGCCTTCCTTGATAATACATACAACAGCATCGGCAGACAATCTAACAGCTTGGTTTACAATTTCAAGTTCATTTTCCTTAAAGTTTCTCAACACATAATCTCTAACATTACCTTCCCTTCCTACGCCAATTTTAACCCTTGCAAAATCCTTGCTTGATAATGTTTGTATAATAGACTCTACACCCTTATGTCCGCCGCTTGATGAGTTCTTTTTTATCTTAATTCTACCAAGAGGCAAATCAACATCATCGTGAATTACAATAAGCCTATTTAAGGGGATTTTATAAAAAGAAAAAACCTCACCTACACTAATACCACTCAAATTCATGTATGTTATAGGCTTTAATACCCCTACTTTATAGCTGCCTAAAGAGAATTCTCCAAAAAAACCCTTAAATTTGTTTTTTAAAGTAAAATCAAAATCAAAAAGAAAAGACAAGGAATCGCACACCATGAATCCCACATTGTGGGGGGTCAATGCGTATTCCTTGCCAGGATTTCCAAGGCCAACTACAAGCCAATCCATCAATTGATGTTATGACTCTTCTTCTATTTCTTCTTCCTCGCCCTCTTCAGTCTCCTCTAAAGCTTTACCTAAAATAGCAACAAGTGTGAAGTTTTTGGATGATTTGACCCTTACACCCTCGGGCATATCAAGGTCAAAAACATGAACAACATCACCAATTTGAAGGTTAGTAACGTCTATTTCTATTTCATTTGGAATGGCTTCAGGCAAAGC comes from Hippea maritima DSM 10411 and encodes:
- the pth gene encoding aminoacyl-tRNA hydrolase; amino-acid sequence: MDWLVVGLGNPGKEYALTPHNVGFMVCDSLSFLFDFDFTLKNKFKGFFGEFSLGSYKVGVLKPITYMNLSGISVGEVFSFYKIPLNRLIVIHDDVDLPLGRIKIKKNSSSGGHKGVESIIQTLSSKDFARVKIGVGREGNVRDYVLRNFKENELEIVNQAVRLSADAVVCIIKEGLNKAMNEYNSLNREVIKQ